From Leptolyngbya sp. CCY15150, one genomic window encodes:
- a CDS encoding folate-binding protein YgfZ, translating to MTTLQEVQAAAGATFMTVADQTVPQQFGQDAAARQAIAAGVALCDRSHWGRLRVGGGDRLRFLHNQTTHAMEPLQPGQSCDTVFVTSTARTIDLVSAYVLEDHVCLLTSPGYGSKLMQWMDRFIFFADKVDLADLTEATACFSIMGPDSDRLLQQVGLAIAPPHTHTQTDINGMTVRVAAGSGLATPGYTLICDRDQGADLWQQLTGAGAIPFGQDLWESLRIQQGRPMPDQELTEDYNPLEAGLWHRISFSKGCYIGQETIARLDTYKGVKQQLWGIRLSDWVEPGTALTVDDTKVGLLTSVTPAESGAIGLAYLRTKAGGPGLTVQVGTAQGEILDVPFLTRERSPLN from the coding sequence ATGACTACATTGCAAGAGGTGCAGGCTGCTGCTGGAGCCACCTTTATGACCGTTGCCGACCAAACGGTACCCCAACAGTTTGGCCAAGATGCTGCCGCTCGGCAAGCGATCGCTGCTGGTGTGGCCCTGTGCGATCGCTCCCACTGGGGCCGCCTGCGTGTGGGCGGAGGCGATCGCCTCCGGTTTTTGCACAACCAAACGACCCATGCCATGGAGCCGCTGCAGCCAGGGCAAAGCTGCGACACGGTGTTTGTAACCTCAACGGCCCGAACCATTGACCTCGTCAGCGCCTACGTCTTGGAGGATCACGTTTGCCTATTGACCTCCCCTGGCTATGGCAGCAAGCTGATGCAGTGGATGGATCGGTTTATTTTCTTTGCCGACAAGGTGGACTTGGCTGACCTCACCGAGGCCACAGCTTGCTTCAGCATCATGGGGCCGGATAGCGATCGCTTACTGCAGCAGGTAGGATTGGCGATCGCTCCTCCCCATACCCATACCCAAACGGACATCAACGGTATGACCGTGCGGGTGGCGGCAGGTAGCGGCTTGGCTACCCCCGGCTATACCTTAATCTGCGATCGCGACCAGGGAGCCGACCTCTGGCAACAGCTCACCGGAGCTGGAGCCATCCCATTTGGGCAAGATCTATGGGAATCGCTGCGCATCCAGCAGGGGCGACCCATGCCAGATCAGGAACTCACAGAAGACTACAATCCCCTAGAGGCTGGCCTGTGGCACAGGATCTCATTTTCCAAGGGATGCTACATCGGCCAGGAAACCATTGCCCGACTGGACACCTATAAAGGCGTCAAGCAACAGCTTTGGGGTATTCGCCTATCGGACTGGGTGGAGCCAGGCACAGCGTTAACCGTGGACGATACCAAGGTGGGTTTGCTCACCAGCGTTACCCCTGCAGAATCCGGCGCGATCGGCCTAGCCTACCTGCGCACCAAGGCCGGTGGCCCAGGGCTCACAGTTCAAGTGGGTACGGCCCAAGGGGAGATTCTGGATGTGCCCTTTCTCACCAGGGAGCGATCGCCCCTCAATTAA